The Methanosphaera sp. BMS genome contains a region encoding:
- a CDS encoding C1 family peptidase: MNRKTVLVFISLIFVCLLSTSMVFAADNTTESVDNGADDSSASDIDDSTTSDIDDSTTVDKNTQTGTIDDFKNDLLESDCNLSLKRNYEFTVGPDSKYFETGIVINNSDVFIEGNNYTINMNSLGSFFTAYNSNITINNLNIRNTNVNAIRITDSNLTTTHVNFENNDISDSRAVLVIESSYNSSGDTFTNLNNEFGSAIFVTYESGLILTNATFNMNKNINWACIYISNSEAIIANTTFANMKSKYATAIYNTNGTIVVYNCTFMNLNANETAGAIGVKDIDSSIVLIDNCTFINVTSVKNGGALFADINGMLGIKGGGVLVKNSLFEDCGSNFGGAILQLGGTLTIINSTLTKNYAVINGGGVYTSNADLSVVNSSLTDNSANEEIEDYNQGGAIYFDLGDLIILNSRFEDNDALEGSDIYLYDADYNISNSYFAGNISSMFDQNSTELKNNTFLKENNFNDTDYIYVYDSIGSSIDYSPIILDESLVNATSFDLRDYGLVTPVKNQGDMGSCWAFGVTGSLESAYLKASNKTALLDISESNIQDSGLMYSIYGMADSTEGALRTVGSAYMLSWLGVTTSEDNTYDELGKISPIYDNGTKYHIHNVVLMMPRENVTDNQKFKEALVKYGAVGVSVHGASKDDSSFNEKTNAAYFYNETFGLGTDHSVTLVGWDDSYSKDNFRITPPGDGAWIIKNSWGTDWADEGYYYVSYYDTAFGTRRLPVAFIIEDYPNYEKNYQYDIISDIDYDLYKVNVTYANQYTSVGKDLITAVGTYFNQSGVNYNIEVLVNDISIYNQSGVSTYMGFETIPLEKYIGVDENDTFIVEIGAGAAVPVSKGTRQHYTNNSSFVGINGKYSDLYYDDEIACIKVYTIPDKSHMEIESQQNLIQVKYYDENGKPLTNAEVSVLSNGLEYTATTDENGVALFELYLPGGRHTAFVLNPISGKVENITLFIPSEYKKPINTYNNVQKVKSIKAPNTIQKTYKVSVKDKLVFEGKYFTIQRLNEIFGQNFINGHLVVYIDGKVVFNGTVGDDISTIIFEIIDSLLGNHELKVEFTVGNDTQTYTENITIS, from the coding sequence GTGAATCGAAAGACAGTTCTTGTATTTATAAGTCTTATATTCGTATGTTTACTGTCAACATCAATGGTTTTTGCTGCAGATAATACAACAGAATCCGTTGATAATGGTGCGGATGATTCAAGTGCTAGTGATATTGATGATTCAACTACTAGTGATATTGATGATTCAACAACTGTTGATAAAAACACCCAAACTGGTACTATAGATGATTTTAAAAATGATCTGTTAGAAAGTGATTGTAATTTAAGCCTAAAACGTAATTATGAATTTACAGTGGGACCTGATTCAAAGTATTTTGAAACTGGTATTGTTATTAATAATTCTGATGTATTCATTGAAGGAAACAACTATACCATTAACATGAATAGTTTAGGATCTTTTTTCACTGCATATAACTCTAATATCACAATTAATAATTTAAATATTAGAAATACAAATGTTAATGCAATTAGGATTACGGATTCAAATTTAACAACAACTCATGTAAATTTCGAAAACAATGATATATCTGATTCCAGAGCTGTTTTGGTAATTGAAAGTTCATATAACAGTAGTGGTGATACTTTCACAAACCTTAATAATGAGTTTGGTTCTGCAATATTTGTAACCTATGAAAGTGGACTAATACTTACAAATGCAACCTTTAATATGAATAAAAACATAAACTGGGCTTGCATATATATTTCAAATTCTGAAGCCATCATTGCAAATACAACATTTGCCAATATGAAATCCAAATATGCAACTGCTATTTATAACACCAACGGTACGATTGTTGTTTATAATTGTACATTTATGAACTTGAATGCTAATGAAACTGCTGGTGCTATAGGTGTTAAGGATATTGATAGTTCTATAGTACTGATTGATAATTGTACTTTCATTAATGTAACTTCAGTTAAGAATGGTGGTGCATTATTTGCCGATATAAACGGAATGCTTGGCATTAAAGGAGGAGGAGTATTAGTAAAAAATTCATTATTTGAGGATTGTGGATCTAACTTTGGTGGAGCAATCCTGCAGTTAGGTGGAACCTTAACTATAATTAACTCTACATTAACTAAAAACTATGCTGTCATAAATGGTGGAGGAGTTTATACATCAAATGCTGATTTGTCTGTGGTAAATTCCAGCCTTACTGACAATAGTGCAAATGAGGAAATTGAAGATTACAATCAAGGTGGTGCAATCTACTTTGACTTGGGAGATTTAATTATTTTAAATTCACGATTTGAGGATAATGATGCATTAGAAGGTAGTGATATTTATCTTTATGATGCAGATTATAATATTTCAAATTCATACTTTGCAGGTAACATATCTTCAATGTTTGATCAAAACTCTACAGAACTTAAAAATAATACATTCCTTAAAGAGAACAATTTCAATGATACTGACTACATTTATGTATATGACTCAATTGGAAGTTCAATTGATTACAGTCCAATAATTTTAGATGAATCATTAGTTAATGCAACATCATTTGACCTGAGAGATTATGGCCTTGTAACTCCAGTAAAAAATCAGGGAGATATGGGTTCCTGTTGGGCATTTGGTGTAACTGGTTCACTAGAATCAGCATATCTTAAAGCATCAAATAAGACGGCTTTACTTGATATTTCTGAATCAAACATTCAGGATTCAGGATTGATGTATTCCATATATGGTATGGCAGATTCTACTGAAGGAGCTCTAAGAACCGTTGGTTCAGCATATATGTTAAGTTGGCTTGGTGTTACAACATCAGAGGATAATACATATGATGAACTTGGAAAGATAAGTCCAATATATGATAATGGAACAAAATATCATATTCATAATGTTGTACTTATGATGCCACGAGAAAACGTTACCGATAACCAGAAATTCAAGGAAGCACTAGTCAAATATGGTGCTGTGGGTGTAAGTGTACATGGAGCTTCAAAAGATGATTCAAGTTTCAATGAAAAGACAAATGCTGCATACTTCTATAATGAAACATTTGGTCTTGGAACTGATCATTCAGTAACTCTAGTCGGATGGGATGACTCCTACTCAAAAGATAACTTTAGAATTACACCACCAGGTGATGGTGCATGGATTATCAAGAACAGTTGGGGAACTGACTGGGCAGATGAAGGTTATTATTATGTATCATATTATGATACTGCCTTTGGAACAAGAAGACTTCCTGTAGCATTCATAATTGAGGATTATCCTAACTATGAGAAAAACTATCAGTATGATATTATATCAGATATAGATTATGATCTTTATAAAGTAAATGTAACCTATGCTAATCAGTATACAAGTGTAGGAAAAGACTTAATAACTGCTGTAGGAACCTACTTTAATCAAAGTGGAGTAAACTACAATATTGAAGTCTTAGTAAATGATATATCCATATATAATCAAAGTGGTGTATCAACTTATATGGGATTTGAAACAATACCATTAGAAAAATACATAGGAGTAGATGAAAACGATACATTCATAGTTGAAATTGGTGCCGGTGCAGCTGTACCCGTATCAAAAGGTACAAGACAACATTATACCAATAACTCATCATTTGTTGGAATAAATGGTAAATATAGTGATCTTTATTATGATGATGAAATTGCATGTATAAAAGTTTACACAATACCTGATAAGTCACATATGGAAATAGAGTCCCAACAGAATCTCATACAGGTAAAATACTATGATGAAAATGGAAAACCATTAACAAATGCAGAGGTATCTGTTTTATCAAATGGACTTGAATATACTGCAACTACTGATGAAAATGGAGTGGCATTATTCGAATTATACCTGCCTGGAGGACGTCACACCGCATTTGTGTTAAATCCAATAAGCGGTAAAGTAGAGAATATTACACTATTCATACCATCAGAGTATAAAAAACCTATCAATACATATAATAATGTCCAAAAGGTTAAAAGTATAAAAGCTCCAAATACTATACAAAAAACATATAAGGTATCTGTTAAGGATAAATTAGTCTTTGAAGGAAAATACTTTACAATTCAAAGATTAAATGAAATCTTTGGCCAAAACTTTATAAATGGACATTTGGTTGTATACATTGATGGAAAAGTAGTCTTTAATGGTACTGTTGGTGATGACATATCAACCATAATCTTTGAAATCATTGATAGTCTACTTGGAAATCATGAATTAAAAGTAGAGTTTACCGTTGGTAATGATACACAAACTTATACTGAAAACATTACAATATCATAA